In Cyclopterus lumpus isolate fCycLum1 chromosome 13, fCycLum1.pri, whole genome shotgun sequence, the genomic window GtaaggttattattgttattatcatctGTATCTGTATATCATCTGCATGGCTCCTCTCCTGCCAACTGTTCCGTATTAGCCCGAAAGCTGCAGCGATGATGTGTTTCTGtcctccaacaggaagtcagtcattattacagaaaataaacaaacgttcatgacttcatgttaggaACCTTTTACGTCTCCTCCACTAAAAGAGGGCTAGTGTCCTTAGTCGTCTCCTTTAACGCTCTTTACCAGaggggcgttcactgacctgttTTATATATCAGACACAGGAAGTTCAAAAGTTCTGACTCACGTCTGTGTTTCAGGTTCCATAATAATTGAGGGCGTATAGTTTAGAGGTGTGATCACAGCGTTCAGGGACGTCTGGATTAGTCATCGTAGAACAGTTCAACTCCGTTTATAAATGACGACTTCATCATCTCAAATAACATCTGGATAAATGGCTGCGTATATGTTCCCTAATATTCTTAAAAATGAGTGGTTCATGCTTTTGACTACAGGTTTGGCATTTAACAGGTTTATTAATGAAGATATTTTCTGGTTtcactgtttttaaagattaacacacacataaaatcTTTGACTGCAGCAGAGGTCACATGCACATTGTGTGCCAATTATATAATTCAATTTGAAGCCCCAATGTTCAGGATTTTAGTACCTTTTGACTTTGGCGACCTCTAGTGGTTGTACCATAAAAGTACAAGGCATCAAAACCATGCAATCCGGGGACTGGAAGCTCCATAATTGTATTATATCGTAGAAATCCAGTCGCGTCAGCTGGCTATCGGCGGCCATCTTGTGTCTGTCTCTAGGACCCCGACTCGAACCGCATCGCCCAGTGGTCGGACAAGAGCGTCGCCGGCGGGATCCTGGACCTCTCCCACCCCGTGATCCCCGAGGCGGCTCAAGGAAGCTACACCATCACGGCCACGACGGACCAAGGAGAGCAGGCGGCCCGCAGCTTCGACATCAAGGAATACGGTTCGGCGGCAGTCGCATGCATAAAAGATTATATTCATAAATTACCAAAAATaacgtgtttcttttttgttttccaattttttttttgtttttttagttttgccAAAGTTTGAAGTAAAGGTTCATCTCCCCAGCGTGATCACCATCCTGGACAAAGAGGCGACGCTGAAGATTTGTGGAAAGTGAGTTTCAACAATTAAACACGAGGATGAAGTTTAGGAAGTTAAATATGAACCGTGATGATACTGCGGCTCTTTTTCTATattcttaaaaatgtcaaaagtgaAATTGAGAACATATCtattgcctccacatggctctcaacatggtgacaGCTGAGCCGGAGGCTAGCAGCTGACGGTGCTAACCgcaataagataagataaagagctttttgttgtcattgttaGCCCTGAGCCAGACAACagcagagaacaacaacaataacaaacaatatacaaaataaGTAATAAAGTTCaagtaataaaataacaacTGAAAACGTTAGCTAACCGGTGGAGCAAACAGACCATGAAGtcgggtatgctttagggcggggctacaaagtgattgacaggtcgacaccagagaccagtgacctgtcaatcacttctCTACGTCGCTCCTgctcagtccagatatggtcacttcctgttcaccggttgcaaaatccaagatggcgacggccgtgATCCAAGATGTCGTCacaatgactacgtccacttgtTCTATAAAGTCTTCGATATTACCCCAAACTGTTGTTGATGCACAGAGCGGCCATCATGGAGTTTGAGGTCTGGGTTGGTGGGGGTCGGCCTACTTTCCGAGTTTAATAATTAATGATGGATATTGTGAATACCGCACTTCCACGGGACGATATTAACATGAAATGCTCAAATTTAAATTTCTGATTTTTTTCACCCTGCAGATACACTTATGGGAAACCCGTTGTGGGTTCAGCCAAGGTGGAGTTCTGTAGGAGAACCAGTCGGTACCGCTGGTATTCATCACTCCAAGGAAAGGACGCGTGCCGGACGTATGAAATGACGGCGAGTACTCCAGATGTCTTATTATATGAACCCCTGACTCGCTGGAGGAGCAGTTTCCTTTCACAAACCTTTTTTAATTGTCTCGTGTTATTATCTCCCAGACGGATAAAAGTGGTTGCGCCACACAAACCGTGAACCTGGACGCGTTTTCCCTCAACAAGACCATGTACAAGGACACCTTTGAGGTGGCCGCAGAACTGGAGGAGTACGGCACAGGTGGGTCCGCCGAACACACTTCCAGGGTTTGACCGGATCGCCGAGTAATGGCCGCCGGGTTCCTGATGCTCCGTGTGTTTGCCGCCATCCAGGGGTCATTCTCAAAGGCGCCGCGCAGACCGGCTTCAGCGTTAGCGTGCGAACGGTGACCTTTGAGGACGTACCTGCAGCCTACAAGCCTGGCATCCCGTTGGAGGGGAAGGTAATCCGTCTCATTGAAGTCGTAGCACGCTTTCATACAATATGTGTACGGacgttcatggtccccagaggagaGTTTTAGCGCTGCAGAAAGTGAACTGGTTCTAAACTCCCAGTTAGCGGTGCAGCATTCTAAGGGGGCCCTATTGAAATAATGAACTACGGTGATGATATTCAgcttccccagaggatgactctGTGTTTTCGCTGACGCCTTTAGTAACCCAGCACCGCAAAGGTAGTGTTTTCATTCCCACTGGAAATGCCGGAGAAAGGTTGTTAAGTCATTCGCATGTTGAGCAAACGATGAACTGGTTTTCGTCTTAGCTTCTGGTTTCTGACTCGTTTGCAGGTCAAGTTGATCGGCGCAGACAACGAAGCCGTCGCCAACGAGGCGGTGTATCTGTTTTACGATAGGACCTTGAACACAACGGTCATCACAGACGCGGGAGGCATGGCTTCCTTTTCTCTGGACACCGCCCTCTGGAAGGACACCGTGATCATCAAGGTCGGTGTCGGCTATGAGGAGTGGTTTTAATGTGGGTTTGTTGGGATGTGAAATGTGACGTTTTGACCTGTGGGTGTTGCGTCAACAGGCGAGTTCTAGAAAGACGGAGGAGCCCAGGCGGTATTTGGGCAACGAGCGCCGACCGGAGTACAAGTCGGCCGACATCCAGGTCGCTCCAATTTACTCCAAGAGCAACAGTTTCCTGAAGCTCATGCAGGTGAGAGGGAAGCTCGCCTGCGATGAAGATGCGACGGTGCGCGCTCGGTACATCATccagggggaggagctaaagaaGGAACAGGAAGCCGTCGACGTCTTTTACCTGGTAGGACTTCGGTCACACTTTCTATCATGTTTTAAAAAGCCTTCGATCACACGGGATGCCTTCATTACGCTAACGTCTAGTTGAACGGTAATTAAACCACTTATTGCATCTATTCATGTACACCGAGTGCATTCCAGAATTCTTTGTGATGCCGGTGTTATGTTCCTCTGTAGGTGATGTCCAGAGGTGGAATTGTGCAGCACGGTCGTGTCCCAGTGGCTGTTAAAGCAGGAACTGGTATAAACTAATGTTATTTAAACTGCCATCTGAAAGGATTAGTCTGGTCATGGACTGCATTTCCCTTATTAGCAAAtgagaccaccagggggcgactcctctggttgtatagaagtctatgcttcatgtgttaaagctgcattctctctaatgtccaccagggggcgactcctctggttgtatagaagtctatgcttcatgtgttaaagctgctttctctctcctgaccaccagggggcgactcctctggttgtatagaagtctatgcttcatgtgttaaagctgctttctctctcttgaccaccagggggcgactcctctggttgtatagaagtctatgcttcatgtgttaaagctgcattctctctgctgaccaccagggggcgactcctctggttgtatagaagtctatgcttcacgtgttaaagctgcattctctctcctgaccaccagggggcgactcctctggttgtatagaagtctatgcttcatgtgttaaagctgcattctctctgctgaccaccagggggcgactcctctggttgtatagaagtctatgcttcacgtgttaaagctgcattctctctcctgaccaccagggggcgactcctctggttgtatagaagtctatgcttcacgtgttaaagctgcattctctctgcctgaccaccagggggcgactcctctggttgtatagaagtctatgcttcatgtgttaaagctgcattctctctgctgaccaccagggggcgactcctctggttgtatagaagtctatgcttcacgtgttaaagctgcattctctctcctgaccaccagggggcgactcctctggttgtatagaagtctatgcttcacgtgttaaagctgcattctctctcctgaccaccatcgtatattatttgtgttttatatattttcatagtTTCCCAACACGTTCCTCTGCTTCTGTGTTCCACGCTTCAGTCAACCAAGGGCAGTTCTCCGTTTCGCTGCCCCGGGTTTCAGACCTGGCTCCGGTCGCCCAGCTGGTGGTTTACACCGTGATGCCCAGCGGAGCCGTCGTGGCCGACAGTCAGGACTTCCCCGTGCAGCTCTGCCTAAATAACAAGGTGCCATGTAATGTAGTTAAATGTCGTGTTGGTGATGAACTATAATcaatccagatgttttcacatgaatattaattagatattagagatgaattatgagctgtttaacttcctcACAGCTTTGAGCTCATTATTATACTTCATTAACACCAAGAACGgctataaaataatatattttatttcattaacattttgaattgtgtgtttttatgaagaaagaaaaccactATAAATTcctataacaaagtaaaagtacaacatttagtATTTTTCATGGTTTACCGGCTTCAGAGCGTTGAAATGATTTGTAGGTCGATCCTTGGAGACGAGCTGCTGTAATCAAACAAGAAATGGATCTGTTGATATGGATCATCAGTGATCAATAATTATGGATCTAGAAGTAATATTTGAACCGTGAGTCCTGCTAACGCAGCCCgacggctcctcctcctcggtctcCTGGGAGCAGGTGGTCCTGAGGTTCTCCTCCCTGCAGGAGCTCCCGGCGGAGAGGACCACGCTCCGCCTGCAGGCCCAGCCGGGCTCCCTGTGCTCCGTCCGGGCCGTGGACCAGAgcgtcctgctgctgcagccggaCGGGGAGCTCAGCGTGGACCAGGTGCTCAGAAGGGAACAAATATTAAGAACTATTATGAAATGCATGATTCTCATTAAGAACGTGGTCGTATGTACCTGCTCtctactgagtgtgtgtgtgtgtgtgtgtgtgtgtgtgtgtgtgtgttgcaggtgtaCAGCCGTCTGCCTCTACAGAAGCTGTCTGGATACTCTCCTGACGTTGAGGACTACGAGCCGTATCCCTGCCTGGACTTCGGGCTTCAAGAGCAACTCTTGGACTATTTCATGAAGCCTGAACCGAAGAATGACGTCTACACCGTCTTTAAAGTAGAACactttgatatatatatgtatacactttgatatatatataaataaataaaaatatatatttatttatttttatatatatttatatttatatatatatattatttatttattatttatttttatatatatttagttatccatttttttaatttgtgtatatatatatatatatatatatatatatatatagatagatagatagatagatagatagatagatagatacatggTATAACATGTGTTGACGTTTATCATATTCCTTCATATAGATGGCTTCtctaacttgtttttttctctttcttccagtCAATAGGAATTAAACTTTTGACCAACTCCGATGTGAAAGGACCTCGCAAATGCTATGAAATGTTCGGTTATTACTATGACGGTAAGTCTTATGGTCTTCCCATTGCACCATTCGTGTTGACCCTATGATGTAACTTTAAGAACCTGATGCAGAGGCCGAGGCTCTTATGGAGTCCGACGAGACGGAGTCTGCGATTGTTGAAGCAGAggctggagacacagaggagactaTTAGAACATACTTCCCCGAGACCTGGATCTGGGAGCTGGTGTCCGTCGGGTAAGTTTAGTTGTGTAATCAGACTTTTTATTCATATTCTTCCTAGATGTCGTAGACTCTCCGGTCTCCATGGCCCACATGAATCCAATGTCAGGTGGTCTGCCGAGACttaaagaggagaagaaggagacggTCAGGACCTTCTTCCCTGAGACCTGGATCTGGGACCTAGTTCCTGTTGGGTAATAATCAAGGATGCACTCGTTATACGTTTATTAGGATTATCAAACATTTGGGCAtcttcacaatgtttactgaaggaaAGTAGTGTCGTTTTCtctgacttctatacaaccaagcAGCAACCTTCGGTTCTGccgagactcctctggttgtatagaagtctatgcttcatgtgttaaagctgcattctctctcctgaccaccagggggcgactcctctggttgtatagaagtctatgcttcatgtgttaaagctgcattctctctcctgaccaccagggggcgactcctctggttgtatagaagtctatgcttcatgtgttaaagctgcattctctctcctgaccaccagggggtgactcctctggttgtatagaagtctatgcttcatgtgttaaagctgcattctctctcctgaccaccagggggcgactcctctggttgtatagaagtctatgcttcatgtgttaaagctgcattctctctcctgaccaccagggggtgactcctctggttgtatagaagtctatgcttcatgtgttaaagctgcattctctctcctgaccaccagggggcgactcctctggttgtatagaagtctatataaatgactctacttctcttgatgtattccctcagtaaacattgtaaacattagtttttggtctcaatctctagtttcaagtcttcttcaatacagcgtgatgttcatttagtaaattatggtcatttagagtcagacagaccataaagcagggtatgctctaggggcggggctacaaggtgattgacagttgTCTACACAGGTTGTTACTAAGGCAATATGTTCACGATATTTTCCGTGCTAATGAAACCTGtgttctggtcacgtgactctcGGCTCCCACAGAGCCAGCGGGTCGGTGGACGTGGAGAAGACGCTCCCCGACACCGTCACCAAATGGGCCGCCGGAGCGTTCTGCGTCTCCTCGCTGGGCTTCGGCGTGGCGCCCAGCATCGGGCTGACGGCCTTCCAGCCGTTCTTCATCAGCCTCACGTTGCCCTACTCCGTCATCCGCGGGGAGGCGTTCaccctgaaggccaccgtctTCAACTACCTCTCCAAGTGCATCTTGGTAAACACCGACGGTGCTCTTTAGCCGGCGGTTACCACGGTAACCGTCGTCGAACGAGCACGtttcatatatttatgttttcatcGGTTGGTCTGCAGGTGAACGTCACGCTGGCCGAGTCCGACCGCTACGACTTCAGGGCCTGCGCCGGCTGccgttacagtgtgtgtgtgtgtggagaggacCGCCGGACCTTCTCCTGGATCCTGACCCCCACCACGCTGGGtattcataacatccagaggagcattcataacatccagaggagCATTCATAACATCTAGAGGAGCATTCATAACATCTAGAGgagcattcataacatccagagggACATTCATAACATCTAGAGGAGCATCATAACATCTAGAGGAGCATTCATAACATCTAGAGgagcattcataacatccagagggACATTCATAACATCTAGAGGAGCATCATAACATCTAGAGGAGCATTCATAACATCTAGAGgagcattcataacatccagaggagcattcataacatccagaggagcattcataacatccagaggagCATTCATAACATCTAGAGgagcattcataacatccagaggaacattcataacatccagaggagcattcataacatccagagtaacattcataacatccagaggagcattcataacatccagagggacattcataacatccagaggaaCATTCATAACATCTAGAGGAGCATTCATAACATCTAGAGgagcattcataacatccagaggagCATTCATAACATATAGAGgagcattcataacatccagaggagcattcataacatccagagtaacattcataacatccagaggagcattcataacatccagaggaacattcataacatccagaagagcattcataacatccagaggaacattcataacatccagaggaacattcataacatccagaggaaCATTCAGAACATCCAGAGGGACATTAATAACATCTAGAggaacattcataacatccagaggagcattcataacatccagaggaacattcagaggaacattcataacatctagaggaacattcataacatccagaggagcattcataacatccagaggaaCATTCAGAACATCCAGAGGAACATTCAGAACATCCAGAGGGACATCCAGAggaacattcataacatccagaggaaCATTCAGAACATCCAGAGGAGCATTCACAACATCCAGAGGgacattcataacatccagaggaacattcataacatccagaggaacattcagaacatccagaggaacattcataacatccagaggagcattcataacatccagaggagcagtattcataacatccagaggaacattcataacatctagaggaacattcataacatccagaggaacattcataacatccagaagagcattcataacatccagaggaacattcataacatccagaggaacattcataacatccagagcaacattcataacatccagaagaacatccagaggaacattcataacatccagaggaacattcataacatccagaggaacattcataacatccagagcaacattcataacatccagaagaacattcagaacatccagagcaacattcataacatccagaggaacattcataacatccagagcaacattcataacatccagaggagCATTCAGAACATCCAGAAgagcattcataacatccagaggagcattcataacatccagacatccagagcaacattcataacatccagagcaacattcataacatccagagggacattcataacatccagaagagcattcataacatccagaggaacattcataacatccagagcaacattcataacatccagaaGAACATTCAGAACATCCAGAGCAACATTCAGAACATCCAGAggaacattcataacatccagagcaacattcataacatccagaggagcattcataacatccagaggaacattcataacatccagagcaacattcataacatccagaggagCATTCAGAACATCCAGAAgagcattcataacatccagaggagcattcataacatccagacatccagagcaacattcataacatccagagcaacattcataacatccagaagagcattcataacatccagaggaacattcagaacatccagagcaacattcataacatccagaggagCATTCAGAACATCTAGAGgagcattcataacatccagacatccagaagaacattcataacatccagaggaacattcagaacatccagatcaacattcataacatccagaggaacattcataacatccagaggaaCATTCAGAACATCCAGAagaacattcataacatccagacATCCAGAAGAACATTCATAACATACTCTTTAAAACCTCTTAAACTAAATACTCTTTAAtatcttttaaattaaatactttaatatGAATGTGATTTAAAACATTGATGGAATTCACGACATCTTCACGtcttcataaataaaacatggatgTTTGTTTCCGTCCGACGCGAAGATGAGACGCAACGAGCTAATTAATCTATTAATCTGTGTTAAGGGGCGCTGACagctgggaggggggggggggtgatgaatGTCAAACTCACTCCCCTTAACTCCGCCCCCCCCCTGAGGAATGCTGACAATCACTTGTACTAACAAGTCAGGTAGCGTCTCTGACGAAACACTCAGAAACTTCTCCCtcggggggtgtgtgtgtgtgtgtgtgtgggtgggggggggggggggggggggggggcggtacAGCAGTATAATAAGGGAACAAATGGGGAGTAATGAGGGCGAATGAGACGGGAGACAAACAGACGGGAGGTGATGGAGAATaacgagtgagtgtgtgtgtgtgtgtgtgtgtgtgtgtgtgtgtgtgtgtgtgtgtgtgtgtgtgtgtgtgtgtgtgtgtgtgtgtgtgtgtgtgtgtgtgtgtgtgtgtgtgtgtgtgtgtgtgtgtgtgtgtgtgtgtgtgtgtgtgtgtgtgtgtgtgtgtgtgtgtgtgtgtgtgtgtgtgtgtgtgtgtgtgtgtgtgtgtgtgtgtgtgtgtgtgtgtgtgtgtcacaggtcAGGTGGATCTGAAGGTCAGCGCCGAGGCCCTGAGGACTGACACCCTGTGTGGTAACGAGGTGGCCAGCGTCCCCGACGTGGGACGGATCGACACGGTGGTTCGAACCCTGCTGGTGCAGGTGAGTGTGTTCAGTCTGAGCTggtcaggacacacacacacacacgcacacacacttgtttgaAGGACTTGGTTCTCTTTGTCTCAGGCTGAAGGAACGCCACAGATGGTCAGCCACAACGCGCTGCTCTGTCCcacaggtgagcacacacacactctcacactctctcacacacacacacacacacacacccctgtgtGTCGAGGCCCTCGGGGTGTGACATTTGAACCTCTGCATTTTAAACTGAGGCTTTAG contains:
- the LOC117741165 gene encoding alpha-2-macroglobulin isoform X1, with the translated sequence MAPPVLRALALIVASALVHAARAAQINDTIFAVTVSSRVRGGHQETLCAQVHGPTEPLALTVALQMGSDTTAVLEQEVSEDFYRCVTFQAPAVRSQTVATVNVTIRGANASVSKKTKILVVPPAFIHVIQTDKPVYKPGQTVKFRIVSMDTNFIPVDRVYKLVELQDPDSNRIAQWSDKSVAGGILDLSHPVIPEAAQGSYTITATTDQGEQAARSFDIKEYVLPKFEVKVHLPSVITILDKEATLKICGKYTYGKPVVGSAKVEFCRRTSRYRWYSSLQGKDACRTYEMTTDKSGCATQTVNLDAFSLNKTMYKDTFEVAAELEEYGTGVILKGAAQTGFSVSVRTVTFEDVPAAYKPGIPLEGKVKLIGADNEAVANEAVYLFYDRTLNTTVITDAGGMASFSLDTALWKDTVIIKASSRKTEEPRRYLGNERRPEYKSADIQVAPIYSKSNSFLKLMQVRGKLACDEDATVRARYIIQGEELKKEQEAVDVFYLVMSRGGIVQHGRVPVAVKAGTVNQGQFSVSLPRVSDLAPVAQLVVYTVMPSGAVVADSQDFPVQLCLNNKVVLRFSSLQELPAERTTLRLQAQPGSLCSVRAVDQSVLLLQPDGELSVDQVYSRLPLQKLSGYSPDVEDYEPYPCLDFGLQEQLLDYFMKPEPKNDVYTVFKSIGIKLLTNSDVKGPRKCYEMFGYYYDDVVDSPVSMAHMNPMSGGLPRLKEEKKETVRTFFPETWIWDLVPVGASGSVDVEKTLPDTVTKWAAGAFCVSSLGFGVAPSIGLTAFQPFFISLTLPYSVIRGEAFTLKATVFNYLSKCILVNVTLAESDRYDFRACAGCRYSVCVCGEDRRTFSWILTPTTLGQVDLKVSAEALRTDTLCGNEVASVPDVGRIDTVVRTLLVQAEGTPQMVSHNALLCPTDGPVEKNISLVLPETFVAGSARASVSVLGDLMGRAMKNLDRLLAMPYGCGEQNMLLFAPNVFILDYLKSTAQLTQDIRDRATRFLQSGYQRELTYKHDDGSYSAFGKDDESGNTWLTSFVMKSFGGARSYIFVDEGHMTAASSWLSRLQRPDGCIQSVGKLFHNGMKGGVSDDVTLTAYISAALLELHGNATDLVVQKGLNCLREAVHLDHLDHLDHLYSTALLAYTFALAGDAEMKSKLVTHLHHKSDARGGSRHWSRAGASGKALDSLAVEMTSYVLLALLSGPPTPGFGLDYSSGIVRWLAQNQNPYGGFSSTQDTVVALQALAKYGAATYRAEGATAVTVTAPGGLNKEFSVDQSNRLLYQEEPLNQVPGEYAVRAEGQSCVLAQISMHFNVPPPPDFSSFNISTDVIAKCNVSRPQVILLVMVRYQGRREETNMVIINIKLLSGYILDPISLQLLKLDRTVKRVDVEEGFVNIYMEELKKDVGRVHLLTLEEDVPVRNLKPAVVKVYDYYQTSEEAVTDYTSPCAEHDDVNEL
- the LOC117741165 gene encoding alpha-2-macroglobulin isoform X3 — protein: MAPPVLRALALIVASALVHAARAAQINDTIFAVTVSSRVRGGHQETLCAQVHGPTEPLALTVALQMGSDTTAVLEQEVSEDFYRCVTFQAPAVRSQTVATVNVTIRGANASVSKKTKILVVPPAFIHVIQTDKPVYKPGQTVKFRIVSMDTNFIPVDRVYKLVELQDPDSNRIAQWSDKSVAGGILDLSHPVIPEAAQGSYTITATTDQGEQAARSFDIKEYVLPKFEVKVHLPSVITILDKEATLKICGKYTYGKPVVGSAKVEFCRRTSRYRWYSSLQGKDACRTYEMTTDKSGCATQTVNLDAFSLNKTMYKDTFEVAAELEEYGTGVILKGAAQTGFSVSVRTVTFEDVPAAYKPGIPLEGKVKLIGADNEAVANEAVYLFYDRTLNTTVITDAGGMASFSLDTALWKDTVIIKASSRKTEEPRRYLGNERRPEYKSADIQVAPIYSKSNSFLKLMQVRGKLACDEDATVRARYIIQGEELKKEQEAVDVFYLVMSRGGIVQHGRVPVAVKAGTVNQGQFSVSLPRVSDLAPVAQLVVYTVMPSGAVVADSQDFPVQLCLNNKVVLRFSSLQELPAERTTLRLQAQPGSLCSVRAVDQSVLLLQPDGELSVDQVYSRLPLQKLSGYSPDVEDYEPYPCLDFGLQEQLLDYFMKPEPKNDVYTVFKSIGIKLLTNSDVKGPRKCYEMFGYYYDEAEALMESDETESAIVEAEAGDTEETIRTYFPETWIWELVSVGASGSVDVEKTLPDTVTKWAAGAFCVSSLGFGVAPSIGLTAFQPFFISLTLPYSVIRGEAFTLKATVFNYLSKCILVNVTLAESDRYDFRACAGCRYSVCVCGEDRRTFSWILTPTTLGQVDLKVSAEALRTDTLCGNEVASVPDVGRIDTVVRTLLVQAEGTPQMVSHNALLCPTDGPVEKNISLVLPETFVAGSARASVSVLGDLMGRAMKNLDRLLAMPYGCGEQNMLLFAPNVFILDYLKSTAQLTQDIRDRATRFLQSGYQRELTYKHDDGSYSAFGKDDESGNTWLTSFVMKSFGGARSYIFVDEGHMTAASSWLSRLQRPDGCIQSVGKLFHNGMKGGVSDDVTLTAYISAALLELHGNATDLVVQKGLNCLREAVHLDHLDHLDHLYSTALLAYTFALAGDAEMKSKLVTHLHHKSDARGGSRHWSRAGASGKALDSLAVEMTSYVLLALLSGPPTPGFGLDYSSGIVRWLAQNQNPYGGFSSTQDTVVALQALAKYGAATYRAEGATAVTVTAPGGLNKEFSVDQSNRLLYQEEPLNQVPGEYAVRAEGQSCVLAQISMHFNVPPPPDFSSFNISTDVIAKCNVSRPQVILLVMVRYQGRREETNMVIINIKLLSGYILDPISLQLLKLDRTVKRVDVEEGFVNIYMEELKKDVGRVHLLTLEEDVPVRNLKPAVVKVYDYYQTSEEAVTDYTSPCAEHDDVNEL
- the LOC117741165 gene encoding alpha-2-macroglobulin isoform X2; this translates as MAPPVLRALALIVASALVHAARAAQINDTIFAVTVSSRVRGGHQETLCAQVHGPTEPLALTVALQMGSDTTAVLEQEVSEDFYRCVTFQAPAVRSQTVATVNVTIRGANASVSKKTKILVVPPAFIHVIQTDKPVYKPGQTVKFRIVSMDTNFIPVDRVYKLVELQDPDSNRIAQWSDKSVAGGILDLSHPVIPEAAQGSYTITATTDQGEQAARSFDIKEYVLPKFEVKVHLPSVITILDKEATLKICGKYTYGKPVVGSAKVEFCRRTSRYRWYSSLQGKDACRTYEMTTDKSGCATQTVNLDAFSLNKTMYKDTFEVAAELEEYGTGVILKGAAQTGFSVSVRTVTFEDVPAAYKPGIPLEGKVKLIGADNEAVANEAVYLFYDRTLNTTVITDAGGMASFSLDTALWKDTVIIKASSRKTEEPRRYLGNERRPEYKSADIQVAPIYSKSNSFLKLMQVRGKLACDEDATVRARYIIQGEELKKEQEAVDVFYLVMSRGGIVQHGRVPVAVKAGTVNQGQFSVSLPRVSDLAPVAQLVVYTVMPSGAVVADSQDFPVQLCLNNKVVLRFSSLQELPAERTTLRLQAQPGSLCSVRAVDQSVLLLQPDGELSVDQVYSRLPLQKLSGYSPDVEDYEPYPCLDFGLQEQLLDYFMKPEPKNDVYTVFKSIGIKLLTNSDVKGPRKCYEMFGYYYDDVVDSPVSMAHMNPMSGGLPRLKEEKKETVRTFFPETWIWDLVPVGASGSVDVEKTLPDTVTKWAAGAFCVSSLGFGVAPSIGLTAFQPFFISLTLPYSVIRGEAFTLKATVFNYLSKCILVNVTLAESDRYDFRACAGCRYSVCVCGEDRRTFSWILTPTTLGQVDLKVSAEALRTDTLCGNEVASVPDVGRIDTVVRTLLVQAEGTPQMVSHNALLCPTDGPVEKNISLVLPETFVAGSARASVSVLGDLMGRAMKNLDRLLAMPYGCGEQNMLLFAPNVFILDYLKSTAQLTQDIRDRATRFLQSGYQRELTYKHDDGSYSAFGKDDESGNTWLTSFVMKSFGGARSYIFVDEGHMTAASSWLSRLQRPDGCIQSVGKLFHNGMKGGVSDDVTLTAYISAALLELHGNATDLVVQKGLNCLREAVHLDHLDHLDHLYSTALLAYTFALAGDAEMKSKLVTHLHHKSDARGGSRHWSRAGASGKALDSLAVEMTSYVLLALLSGPPTPGFGLDYSSGIVRWLAQNQNPYGGFSSTQDTVVALQALAKYGAATYRAEGATAVTVTAPGGLNKEFSVDQSNRLLYQEEPLNQVPGEYAVRAEGQSCVLAQISMHFNVPPPPDFSSFNISTDVIAKCNVSRPQVILLVMVRYQGRREETNMVIINIKLLSGYILDPISLQLLKLDRTVKRVDVEEGFVNIYMEELKKDVGRVHLLTLEEDVPVRNLKPAVVKVYDYYQTSRSLRVLLFADDVAPSDLQV